The DNA sequence CCTCACTGATTATGAGGAGGGAATCCCCATCATATATGTACTCAAGGGGTGTGGCCCGTGGCTGTCCTCCATGGCAGGTTGCAAGGGTGCAGGTGTTGTGTGATCTGAGGAATTCGTCAATGAATCCACGGAGTTCACCCTCATCAATGGAGGTCATGAGGGAGTCACGGATGTCCCTCAGTTCAAGTGCAAATTCAGTGACCTCCCCTTTATCCAGGAGATCAACGTCACTCAACTCAATACCGGTGACCTCAGAGAACGCCTGGAGATCAGCAAGGTCCTCCTCTGAAAGTTCGCCGAGTTTCATACGTCCACCAAGCGCCCGGGAATATATGCTACCTCCGATAAGATCTTCAACTTCCTTAATGGCTCTCAGACCATCCTCTCTACTCAGGGAAACTGAGAAGAGTGCCACGGGTTTCTCCCTGAGCCATGGGTTTTCCCTTATAAAATCAGTTATTCGTGGGTGCATTCTCCCCCGGTAGACACCGGATCCAATTACAAAGAATTCAAAGTCCCTGAAGGGCTCCTGGAATTCAGGGACCCTGCAGCACCTCGATGGTCCAAGTATCATCCCGGTTTTAGATGCAACCTCCTCTGTGGACCCATAGGTGCTCTCATAGATTATGAGTGTCCTGAACATCGGATTATCCCCCTTTAAAAATTAAAATGGGTATTTTATCTTCTTCCTGCAACCTTCCTGAGTCCGATAACAGCTCCGGCGATTACAAGGATCACTGCAATGATGTAGTAGGCGAATACTGAGGTAGGAGCCTCCTTCTTCTTGGAGTCAAGGGCGTATATGTATCCGTTTTCGGTTGCAAAGTAGACTGTCTTGCCGTAGACCACTGGAGAGGAACTCACAGGTGAGCTGAAGAGGTAGTAGCCTGGGGAGTAGCTCCACTCCTCCCTGCCACTGTACTTGTTGAGGATGTAGAGTGTCCCGTCATCTGATCCCACCGCTATCATGTTCTCAAAGAGAGCCGGTGTTGAACGTACAGGGGCACCGGTATGGAATGACCATTTCAGGGCACCGGTCCTGGTGTCCAGGGATGTGATGTTCCCGTCATCGCATCCAATGAAGACACTGTTCTCCTCTGTGTCAACTGATGGGGAGGAATATACACGGTCGCCGAGGCTGTACTTCCAGATCACATTCCCATCTGACTCTGATAGGGCGTAGATGTTCCCGTCATCTGACCCCACATAGACTGTCCCATTCCAGAAGGCTGGTGAGGATCTTATGGCGTCCCCTGACGTGTAACTCCATACTTCGTTCCCGTCGGATTCTGAGAGGGCGTATACCTTACCATTGAATGAACCCACATATAAGGTGCCATTCACAGGGAGGGGTGATGATTTAACGGCGTCCCCGGTGTAGAACTCCCACTTCTTGGAGCCATCGTCTCTGTCCACAGCGTATACCCTGCAGTCATCAGATCCAATATAGACGGTGTCCCCGCTCACTGCAGGTGATGATTCTATCCTGTTACCTGTTTTGAATTTCCATTCAAGGTCTCCGGTGTCTGTGTCTATTGCATAGAGGTATCCATCCCAGGAACCCACAAATACGGTCCCATTTACAACCACCGGCGATGAGACGATGGCACCCTCTGTTTTGTAGCTCCAGACCACGGACCCGGTCTCAAGGTTCACTGCATAGAGCCTCCCATCAAGGGATCCTATGTAGGCCACCTTGTTGAATATGGCCGGGGATGACTTTATACCCCCAATGGAGAGGTACCATGTCTTTGCAGAGAAGTCGCTTGGCTCCTTTGCATAACCTGTGTGCTGTTCGTCTCCATGGAATACCGGCCAGTCAGCTGCTGATACAGGACTGAGGATCATCCCAAGGATTATGAGTGCCGCGATTAAACCTTTTCTCATCATTTCTATCACCACATTAAACTAATTACATTAAATGTCCCTGTTGAAACGGGTAACACCCATCGCAAAGAACAGGAGGGTGAATCCACCAAGCACAAGGAGGTTAACCATTATGTCCCCAGCACCGGCGCCCTTTAGCATGACTGCCCGGAGGGCATTGTTGGCATAGGTGAGGGGGACTACGTAGGCTATCTTCTGGAATATCCAGGGCATGGTCTCAATGGGGTAGAACACCCCTGATACGAACATCATGGGCATGGCGAAGGGCATGACCATCTGCATGTAGTCCTCCTGGGTCCCCACCCTGGCTGATATCATTATACCAAAGCCGACAAAGCAGAGGGCCGTCAGTATCAGTAGCAGGACCGTCAGGAGCATGCTACCATTTATCTTGATACCGAAGAGAAGAATTGCAATGAAGAGCAGGAGAAGGGCCCTTCCACTTTCTATCACAAGCTTTGAGATTATCTTACCTCCCACAACTGTGGCTACACTTGTGGGGGTCATGAAGAGCCTTGCAAGCTCTCCCCTTTCCCGTTCACCCGCAATGGACTGACCCATTCCAAACATGCAGGAGAACATTATGGTCATGGCCAGTATGGCGGGCACAAGGAAGTCCATGTACTTGACGTCCCCGTAGATTCTGTCAATCTGGAGGTTTATGGTGCTGACCATGCTCTGGAAACCTGAACTTGGAGTTGAATTCTGTGCATTCATGGATGTGCCCTGCATCCTCTCCACAGCAAGCTGCCCGGATAGCTTGCTGAAGAGGGCCTGTGTTGCCGGTACAAGGGCCTGGCTTGCCAGCTGATCCGAGGAGTCAAGGTACATGACCACGGTGGGCTCCGATGATGTGAGGTTATCATAGTTAGGTGGCAGTATTATGGCTGCCTTGACCTCCCCGGCGTCCACCATATCCCTGGCGATCTCCGGGTCCTTCAGGATATCCTTTATATCATAGAGGCTCATGTTCCTCATGGCATCAACGGTCTGGTCTGTCACCGGACCGCTGCTCTGTTCCACTATAACCACGGGTATATTCTCAAGGGTACCGCCCATACCATAACCGAAGAGGGTTATCATCAGTATGGGGAACAGTATGATGGATATGAGGCGCGGTTTGTGCCTCCAGAGGACTATCAGGTCCTTCTTAAGCATCCACATAACCTTTTTCATTTCCATAACGGTTACCTCCCTGTAACCTTCATAAATACGTCCTCGAGTGAGGGGTCCTTTGTTGAAATTGAGGTTATCCTGGCGTTGTTCCTTATAACAGCCGCCAGAACATCATTAACGGCAGTTTCGCATGTTTCATCGAGTTCAAGGATTATCCTTCCTGTATGGTGCTTCTTAACGTCCAGTGTAACCGGTAGGGCTTCCAGTTCAGATAGTAGATCATCTGTGAGGTTCACAATGAGCATGCTTATCTCCTTACCGGCACATATCCTCTCTGATTTCTTGATCTCCTGGATGGCCCTTCTCTCGGATTCAGGCGTCTCCTTGTCGATCCTGTCCAGTATCCCACCGATCTCCTTTGCTCTGAGGGATTCCTCCTCCTTTATCACTGTGTCCTTGAGCCCCTGTGGAGTGTCAAAGGCGGCAAGAACGCCCTGATTTATTATCCCCACGTAGTCACAGAGGAGTTCCACCTCGTACATGTCGTGGGAGCAGAGTATGATGGTGTGACCGCTGCTGTTCAGTTCGTCTATGAGGTCCCAGAGCACCCGCTTGGTTGTCGGGTCCAGGCCGATTGTTGGTTCGTCCAGGAAGAGGATGTCTGGTTGATGTATGAGGCTTGCAACCAGTGACACCTTCTGCTGCTGGCCACCTGACATCTGCCCGACTGGCTTGTCTGCAGCGTATTTTATGTCCACAAGTTCCATGAGCTCCTCTATCCTTGATTCCTTCAGATCCTCGGGCATGCCATAGAAGTCTGCGCACATCTCCACGTTTTCCCTTGCTGTGAGGTCCTCGTATAGGCTTACCTTCTGGGGAACCATGCCTATCTGCTGCCGGACCTCATCGGGGTTTTTGAGTATATCATAACCTGCAACCCTGGCGGTCCCTGAGCTTGGCGGGATGAGACATGTGAGCATCTTTATGGTTGTTGTCTTCCCGGCCCCGTTGGGCCCCAGGAAACCAAAGATGGAGTTCTTCTCTATCTTCATGTTCAGGCTGTCCACCGCCTTGAAGTCCCCGTAGACCTTTGTGAGATCGAAGGTTTCTATCGCATATTTCATGTTTCATCCTCCCTTTCAGCGGGGAACATGTCATTCCAGAAGTCTTCCCATATCTTTGATACATGGTCCCTCATTATCTGCCGGATCCTCTCTATCGTCTTCTCACCGAGAGGGGTTATCTCATAGTATTTCACTCTTTTCTCACCGTGCATCTCCCAGCTGCCCTCTATCAGTCCCTTCCTTTCGAGGTCATGGAGTACCGGGTAGATTACGCTGGGTCCGGGCGGTTTTATGTTCTTGCAGTGCATGCCCTTGAATGAGTAGAATCTTTCAAGGCGTCGCATTATCTCGTAGCCATGTATTTTTTCCTTGCTTATCATCCAGAGGATCATTGTCTTTCCAAATCCTCTCATGAAGCTTTTTATTATCTTTTCATCGAATTCACCCCCCTCACCGGTGAGGGGACCTTCTTCTGCGCACATAGAGTCATCTCCAGAGAAACTGATGTTTTCATACACACAATATATCAGTTTTACGATATATCTATTTGCCATAATAAAATGTTCATGATATATAAAGTTTGTGATATATTGATGAGGCGTCCTTTAACCGGTGATGATGGGGAGGGAATCTGGCGGTATCCCGTGAAACTGCGCGGGTAACTTGTGGGTACTGCAATCAAATGGAAAGACTCATAAGCCCCGATAAATAGAAGATCTACCGGGATCTGATATGAGACTTGGTTTTTCAACCCTGGCGCTTTTCATGGAGCCACTGGAAAACATCCTTCAGAAAGCAGAGGATGACGGTTTTGAACTTGTAGAGCTCCTCTGTGAGGGACCCTACTGGCCAAGAAGGCTACTTCAGGACGGGGATTCCTTGGAAGTCTTCGAGTCCTTCGACCTCGAGGTCCTTATCCACGCACCCACCATAGACCTGAACCCTGCAAGCATGAACCGGGGTATAAGGGAGGAGACAGGGAGGCAGATGGTCGAGACAATTGAACTTGCATCAAGGATAGGTGCAACAACAGTCACAACCCACCCTGGAGTGGTCCACCGGAGGGAGGACAGGATAAGGAGTGCTGCACTCCAGTTCGCACTTGAAACACTTGGTGAATGCGTTGAATACGCAGAGGATCTGTCCATAAAATTCTCAGTCGAAAACATGCCCGGAAGATTCTCCTACCTCTGCAATAACCCTGCAGAACATGAGAGATTTGTTGAAAAATGTGGCTCCTACGCAACGGTTGACATAGGACATGCCAACACTACAGGGCGTCTCCAGGATTTCCTGGAGATCAAAAGAACAGCCCACTATCACATCAGTGACAATAACGGGAAGAGGGACCAGCACCTGCCCCTCGGGGAGGTCACAGTCGATCTTAAACTCCTGGGATCCATAGAGAGGGGTGTGATAGAACTGAACAGCTATGATGGTGTAATCAGGAGCAGAAGAATCCTTGAGGAGGTCGTCCGTTGAGGTGGCTGTCATGAAAAAGAAGAGACTGGAGGGTCTGGTTGATGCCATATTTGCAATCGCCATGACCATACTTGTTCTGGGCATAGATGTGCCCACCGGCACCATGAGTGTTCCGGCAATGGACGCCTACATCATGGGCCTTGCATCTGATTTGTACAGCTACTGTCTCAGTTTCCTCCTCCTCGGCGTCTTCTGGTGGGTTAACCACATGCACTTCGAGAAACTGGAGAAGGTTGACACGGGATTCATATGGATAAACATCGTCTGGCTCATGGTCGTTGTCCTGGTACCATTCTCAACAAAGCTGACAGGTAATTATGGAGACCTTGTAACACCCAATATCCTGTTCCACCTGAATATGCTCACCATAGGTCTTTTATTATCCATGAGCTGGATCTATACCCAGAGGAATGGTTTAATGGATATCGGAGAAAATGAATACCGCTTAATCCTGAAGAAGAATCTTTTAATGCCTCTTGCAGCCATCCTTGCACTCATCTTAACACCCATTGCACCGGAGTACAGCTCCACCGCCTACGCAGTTCTCATATTAAAGAGGCTCCTTTAGCTTCGTGGCACTTTTTCAGGACTCTGCACTTGATATACTTAAATGCAATGATTCAGGGCCTTATATAGGCCCATCCCTCTGTCTGTCTTCTTACAATATGACCCACACCGGATGATACAACATCGACTCCCTCCAGGAGGTCATCCCCATCCATACCAGATGCCCTGAGGGTGTTTGAGCATGCACAGAACCTGACACCCTGACCTGTGAGTTCAGATACGTCCCCTGAGTACTCAGAATCCCTTCTGAGGACATTAACTCCCATGGAGTAAGCCACAACCTCTATTCTGACGGATTCGAGATCAGCCATTAGGTTCCTGACATTGGAGATGAGGAGCAGAACCCTTGACTCATCATCCTCATCTATGTGGAAGACCACACGGTAATCCACCATGACACCACCTCCGCTACACGGGTGTTATCCTCCCCTCAAGGCCGGCGTCCACCGGGCTGTTTCTCGCGATGTATTCTTCAAGCACATCAATGGCCCTCAGATCGGTCTCCTCATGGTCCTCACCGTACCTGGAGGGGACTCCCTGGGATGTGACGTAGACGGCACTGTAGGTCCCTGACGGGTCAAGGGGTCTGCCATTTACAAATATCTTCTGTATCCTTGCACCTGGAGGGTTCTCGATCTTGAAGTACATCTCAAGTCCGAGGCACCTCTTGAGGTAGCCCCCCATCTGATTGTAGGGGTTCCTTGAGAATACGAGTTCAATGTTTTCCTCCATCATATCCCATATTTCCCTGCCTGTTAACCTCACCCGGGATAAAGGAGGATTTACAGGTATAATGTTCCAGAGATCCTCAATTCTGATATCTCCTGGCGGCACAGGGGCACCGTAACGCCACCCATTGGAGAATGCAAGGTCAAAGTCCCCTGTATCCATCACGGCCTTTAGGAGGAGGTTATCCATGGTTGACTCCAGTATGGTGTACCTGTTAAGGTGGGTCCTGGTGGAGCCCACGACTGTTTCGAGGTGGTCACTGTCGGTCTCAGTTATCCTGAGCACCATCTCCTCAACATCAGGATCTGAGGGACCCCTCACCTTCATGAGTTCATGGCTGAATCCCCTGACACCATCATCCACCTCCAGGTCAAGGCGCCCGATGAAGGAGCCATGACAGCCTGACTGTATGATTATGGTATCTCCAACGATGTGGGGCCTCTCGAGTCTGTTGTGGGTGTGTGCGCTCAGCAGCACATCGATGCCCTCAACATCAGATGCCAGCTGAACCTCCTGTGGAAAGCCGAGGTGTGATATCACAACGGTGAGATCCACCCTCTCCTCATTCCTGAGGATATCGATCCATCCGGGGAGCTCCTCAAGGCCAAGGGTGAATTCAAGGCCCTCACTGAAGTGGGGTGGCATGACCTTATCTACGATGTTTGATGCTATCCCTATGATACCCACCTGCAGTTCCCCAACATCAAGGATTTCATAGGGCTGGAATACCAGCCGTTCGGTACCCTCACGGTAGCAGTTTATGGCAAGTACAGGGTAATTGAGCTTCTTTGAGAGTTCAATGAACCTTTCAGGTCCGTAGGCAAACTCCCAGTGAGCTGTCATGGCCTTGAATCCCATCTCATTCAGCAGGGGGATCATTGCAGCGCCCCGACTCTTCACGGCATGGTATGTGCCGTGGATGGTATCCCCGCAGTCAAGAAGTAGAGCGGGCCTCTCTTTGCGTATTTTATCAACGAGTCCAGCTATGTGCTGGTAACCACCAAGGGTCTCATATACGATTTCACGGCCCTCCCAGAAAAGTTCGGGATGGCTTTTAATGTATCCATGGGTGTCGTTCACCTAGATTATGCTCAGTTCAGCCATAAAACACCCCCCTTACAGGTTTTAACCTCAGATATCTATATCCAGCAGCTCTCCTATATTCTCTATTACATAATCAGCGGCTTCTATAAGCCTCTGGGGGACATGCTCCCTCTGCTGGAGTGTAAGAACCCCTATATCGGCCTCCCTAAGTGCAAGGATGTCGTTGATGCCATTACCCACCATAACGACCTTGCTGTACCTCCCCCGGAGTTCACGTATTATCCTTGCCTTCCTCTCGGTGTCTGCAGTGTCAAATACGTTTTCAGTGGGGATTCCCAGGAGCTTTGCAAGTTCCATGAGGGACCCCTTCCTGTCCCCCGATGCAATGTATATGTCGATTTTCCTGTCCATGAGTTCACCGATAACATGGGGGACCTCCGGGAAGAGCTTTCCTCCTGCTGTTATGGTGAAATCCACCCTCCCCCGGTCCATGTTGACGATGAAACCTGAACCGCTGCATATCTGTATGTTGTAGTTCTTCCCTGCAACAGCATCTATGGTATCCTGTATGTCCCCCACGGTGGCCGGGTCATCCCTTAGGACCTCAAGGATTTCACCGGGATCAACTGCGGTGTTGGCGTAGCTTATATTGAACCTTATATGGTTCCTCTCTATGAATTCGTAGATTGTCTGGTGGGGCCTGGCATTCACTATACAGGTGGATGGGTCCGTCTGAAGTACCACGAGTGCTCTACGGTCCCGGTAATCAACAACATCAAGTGAGTTCATGCTGTCACATATCTTACCGGTTTTAAGATCCTTGAGGGCCCTGTACCTCCTTATGAGTGTCCCTGAATTATCAAAAACAACGGCCTTCATCGGACCAATATATGTTTTTTATGGTATTAAGATTTTGAGAGGATACAGTGGCACCTGTAAGCGAGACCCATAAACATCCTAGGAATACCCTGAAATGGCCTTCAGACTTTCAATTAAGAAGTAGACTCCAAAAAGAATCAGGAATAGACTTAAAATCATCATAACAATTTTGTAAGGTCTTCCATTCATTCTGAAGGATTTCCTTGATGAGAGGAATGATACGAGACTGTACCATGTGAGGTCAGATGACCAGTGACCTGCGAGGAATGCCAGGAGCCCAAGGACGCCTGCAAGCTCCAGTCCCCTGTACATCAGGGCAGCGCCCACCGCACCCCACCACAGGAAGAAGTATGGGTTCGCAAAGCTTATGATGGCCCCCCGAAGGATTGACCCACCCTCAGGGATATTTTCAGTGTCTTCAGAATCCCTGAAACCAAGGATTCCCATCCATATGAGGACTGCTCCACCTGCAGTCCCAAGGATGGCTGGAGCAGGGCCTGATCTGAGGATATAACCCAGGCCCATCAGTATCAGAGTAACAAGGAGAGCCTCTCCGAGGACATGGCCGGCCACAAGGAGGGGTCCGGCCCTGAATCCCCTCCTGATGGAATCTGAAACAGTTACGGTAAGGAGGGGTCCGGGGGCCATGGCCCCGGATAGTCCAATCAGAAATGATGTCAGGGCGAATAGCAGGATACTGATCATGATTCCACGGCTTCAGTTGTATCTGTTCAGTATCCTCATTATCTCTGAGAGGTGGTGGTCTATCTCTTCGATCTCTTCTCTTTTAAGGGACCTTGTCCGGCTAACTATCCTCATCCTCTCGAAGACATGGTCCATCCTTGTGAGGAGTTCATTCATATACGTCCTGGTGGGGTACATGCTATCAGCTCCATATCAATTTCTATCACTCATAGTATAAGGATCCTTCCAGTCATCTGTGATGATTATCGGCGGCAGGGTGCCTCCAGTCATCCCTGAAGATCCACCTCCAGACCCACTTCACCGGCAACGGCCCTCTCATAGATCATCCATGCTGTTGTTATATCCTGAATGGAGAGTCCAGTCGAATCAAATACGGTCACATCAGCGGGTGAAGTTCTACCCTCAATCTTGCCTGTCATAACATCCCCCAGGCTTCCCTGGAGGTCATCCACCCTGAGGATCCCCTCGGTGATGGGCACGTTTATTTCTCCGCTGTGGGTTGCCTGCTCCAGGCTGTCATAGAATACACGGGCATTTTTGAGTATCAGAGGGTCCAGTTCCTGCTTCCCTGGGGCGTCTGCACCCATGGCACATATGTGCGTACCCGGCGACACCCAGTCTGCCATGACCACAGGACTCCTTGATGGAGTGACGGTTACAACGATGTCCATACCCTCAACAGCCTCCCTTGGATCTGTAGCGGCCCTCACGGGGACTTCATATTCCTTTGAAGCCCTTAAGGCAAATTTTTCACGCGTTGACGGTGTCCTGCAGTAGACGCTGACCTCCTCAAGATCCGCCACCCTGCTGATTGCCATGAGCTGGGTCCAGGCCTGCCTTCCGGCACCGATTATCCCGAGCCTTGACGCGTCCCTGGATGCAAGGTACTTCACCGATACACCGCCAGCGGCACCCGTTCTCATATCGGTTATATGGGTTCCATCCATGAGTGCAATGGGGAACCCTGTTTCAGGGTCCACAAGCTCTATGACAGCCATTACCGTTGGCAGGGAATGCCTATCAGGGTTTGAGGGGTGCACATTGACGCACTTAACACCGGCCATCTCAAGCTCCTCAAGGTAGGATGGCATGACACGGAGGTCTCCATTGTATCTCCTGAAGAACAGGTACATCTTAGGGGGCATCTGAACCCTCCCAAGGGCCTCCTGGACAAAGGCACCCTCAACCGCCTTCAGGCAGTCGTCCATGTTAAGAAGGCCTTCAACATCACTCCTGGTTAGCACAACTGTTTTTTCCATGCATCCACCGTCCCCATTTAATAACAATCAGGGTCAATCTACCAATCTTTAAATATTGAACATCTCACATTTATTAGTGTTGGAAATGAAATTAAAACCACGGATGAGTACTGTCATGGCTGTCCCGGCGGTCCATGGACCGGAAACTCCACCCTCGAGGCAGTCATGGCAGCTATTAAGGTTGATCAGACTTATATCTCACTTCAACTTGAAATATAAGGGTGTTAAAGATGGAAACTGTTGATAAGGTTGATATGATTAAGAATCATGGCCTGACCGCATCAGAAAATCTTGAAAAATTTCTTAAGAGGATTGAGGCAAAAAACGATGACATCAACGCCTTCCTGGAGGTTAGGGGTGAAGAGGCGATTAAGAGGGCTGAGGAGATAGACGCCAGGATAGCCTCCGGCAAGGAGACAGGGAAACTGGCGGGCCTGGTGATAGGAGTTAAAAGCAACATCAACGTGGAGGACTTCAACGTATCAGCAGCTTCAAAGACCCTCGAAAATTACACTGGAAGCTACGATGCAACTGTTATAAGGCGCATAAAGGAAGAAGACGGTATAATAATTGGCATGACCAACATGGACGAATTCGCTGCCGGGAGTTCAACCGAGACATCATTCTTTGGCCCAACAGACAATCCAGCAGCCCCCGGGAGGATCCCGGGAGGTTCAAGCGGCGGGAGCGCTGCTGCAGTGGCTGCTGGTATGTGTGACCTGGCACTGGGATCAGATACAGGGGGTTCAATAAGGAATCCAGCATCGCACTGCGGTGTAATGGGCTTCAAACCAACCTATGGGGCAGTATCCAGGCAGGGCCTCCTGGACCTTGCCATGAGCTTTGACCAGATAGGACCCCTGGCAGCAGATGTATCCGGGATCTCACTTGCACTGGATGTCATCTCAGGTTATGACCCGGCAGACCCCACAACCCTGGACAGTTCACCGGACCTTGAGGTGGAGAGGGAACTGAAGGGCCTCAGGGTCGGTGTTGTGAGGGAGTTCCTTGAGGTCACAGATGAGGCAATAGATGAGGTTATTCAGGGGAAACTCGGAGCCATGGAGGATGAGGGCGCCGAGATAGTTGAACTGGATTTTGGATACATAGACCTCTGTCTCCCCACCTACTACCTCATAAACTACGTTGAATTCTTTTCAGCCACCAGGAAGTATGACGGCAGAAAGTACGGTCACAGGATAGAGGATGTCTGCGGTTCGGAGGTCCTCAGGAGGATACATATGGGTTCCTACATCAGTCAGAAGGAACTATCTGGAAAATACTACAAGAGGGCCCTCCAGGCAAGATCCCTCATAAGGAGGGAGATAACAGGGCTTCTCAGCCATGTGGACATAATAGCGGGGCCAACGGTTCCAAAGCTACCCCACACACTGGGTGAGGAGCTTGAACCAATGGAGATGTACGCCTACGATGTCCTCACGGTCATAGCTAACCTTGCAGGTATACCCGCTGCAAGCATACCTGCAGGGGATGTGGGCGGAGTCCCTGTTGGCCTGCAGCTCCAGGCAAAGCCAGGAGATGATGGCATGATAGTATCGGCCATGAGGGAGATTGCTTCACTGTAAGAGAGTGTCCCCCATGAGGATTGGACTCGTCTGTATCAGGGGATCGGTCCCTGCCTTTGAGAACTTTGGATTTCTCCCCACCGATATAGTTGGAAGCAATGGTCTTGTAAACGGTTCAAGGGCCCACAGGGTCCTGGACGGGATCATAATACCAGGGGGAAGTATCGTTGAGTCAGGAAGCCTTTCACCTGAACTTGCATTTGAGATAAGAAGGATGGCATCGGACGGAAAATTTGTCCTGGGTATATGCTCAGGATTCCAGGCCCTGGCAGAGAGGACCGATATAGGGAGAAAATCGCCATGCCCTGTTTACAGGGAGGGTCTCGGGCTCCTCAACGTAACATTCCACCCCATGATAAGCAACGACAGGGTGGAGGCCACCATAACCGGCGAGTCCTTCCTGACCTCAGGGATGTCAGGTGAGAGGATAACTGGCTTCCACTGCCATACCTACGGTGAGATACGTGGTGATGCACCTGAGATAATGAAGTCCCGCATAGTCAGGGCAGACTATCATGAAAGGCCAGGGGAGATCCTATCAGGGGTCTGCAGTGATGATGGTAACGTGGCAGGGACCATGGTCCACGGATGCCTCGATGAGAACCAGACCCTTGTCAGTAACATCCTCAAATTCCTTGATGCGGATGAAACTGCAAGGGAGAGGATACTTGAAGCCAACAGGAAACTGCGGGAAGCTCTGAGATCTGAGCTCGGGATATCAACGGGGATACGTGTTATGGATAGGGGCGGGACGAGGGGCACCCCACCAGCCATAATGATAGCATCCACGGGTTCAGACTCCGGCAAAACATTCATATTAACGGGCCTTGCAGGCGCCCTGAGGAGGAGGGGCCTCAGGGTGGGCGTTATCAAGGTGGGACCCGATGTCAGGGACATAGTCCCGGCCCTCTACCTCATAAAGGAGCCCATGGAGGAGCACTCATCCATAAGGATAGGGCGCCTGGGCTGGATGGAGCTCAGGGATGTCCTTGAATCTGTGAGGGGAAGATACGACATAATACTCATCGAGGGCGTTATGAGCATCCTCACAGGTCTCCTGAACGATATAACACCCTACTCCGGGGCTGAGATTGCCCTGGCAGCAGGTATCCCCCTGATTATGGTGGCAGGTTGCAGCAAGGGGGGTATAGAGTCTGCGGTGGTTGATCTTGACGCCCACATATCGGTACTTGAGGGACTGGGCCTTGAGGTCTCCTGCGGAATACTCAACAGGGTCTATGATATGGATATATTTGAG is a window from the Methanothermobacter thermautotrophicus str. Delta H genome containing:
- a CDS encoding DsrE family protein, with amino-acid sequence MVDYRVVFHIDEDDESRVLLLISNVRNLMADLESVRIEVVAYSMGVNVLRRDSEYSGDVSELTGQGVRFCACSNTLRASGMDGDDLLEGVDVVSSGVGHIVRRQTEGWAYIRP
- a CDS encoding bifunctional metallophosphatase/5'-nucleotidase: MNDTHGYIKSHPELFWEGREIVYETLGGYQHIAGLVDKIRKERPALLLDCGDTIHGTYHAVKSRGAAMIPLLNEMGFKAMTAHWEFAYGPERFIELSKKLNYPVLAINCYREGTERLVFQPYEILDVGELQVGIIGIASNIVDKVMPPHFSEGLEFTLGLEELPGWIDILRNEERVDLTVVISHLGFPQEVQLASDVEGIDVLLSAHTHNRLERPHIVGDTIIIQSGCHGSFIGRLDLEVDDGVRGFSHELMKVRGPSDPDVEEMVLRITETDSDHLETVVGSTRTHLNRYTILESTMDNLLLKAVMDTGDFDLAFSNGWRYGAPVPPGDIRIEDLWNIIPVNPPLSRVRLTGREIWDMMEENIELVFSRNPYNQMGGYLKRCLGLEMYFKIENPPGARIQKIFVNGRPLDPSGTYSAVYVTSQGVPSRYGEDHEETDLRAIDVLEEYIARNSPVDAGLEGRITPV
- a CDS encoding HAD family hydrolase, with the protein product MKAVVFDNSGTLIRRYRALKDLKTGKICDSMNSLDVVDYRDRRALVVLQTDPSTCIVNARPHQTIYEFIERNHIRFNISYANTAVDPGEILEVLRDDPATVGDIQDTIDAVAGKNYNIQICSGSGFIVNMDRGRVDFTITAGGKLFPEVPHVIGELMDRKIDIYIASGDRKGSLMELAKLLGIPTENVFDTADTERKARIIRELRGRYSKVVMVGNGINDILALREADIGVLTLQQREHVPQRLIEAADYVIENIGELLDIDI
- a CDS encoding LysE family translocator, giving the protein MISILLFALTSFLIGLSGAMAPGPLLTVTVSDSIRRGFRAGPLLVAGHVLGEALLVTLILMGLGYILRSGPAPAILGTAGGAVLIWMGILGFRDSEDTENIPEGGSILRGAIISFANPYFFLWWGAVGAALMYRGLELAGVLGLLAFLAGHWSSDLTWYSLVSFLSSRKSFRMNGRPYKIVMMILSLFLILFGVYFLIESLKAISGYS
- the ala gene encoding alanine dehydrogenase, with amino-acid sequence MEKTVVLTRSDVEGLLNMDDCLKAVEGAFVQEALGRVQMPPKMYLFFRRYNGDLRVMPSYLEELEMAGVKCVNVHPSNPDRHSLPTVMAVIELVDPETGFPIALMDGTHITDMRTGAAGGVSVKYLASRDASRLGIIGAGRQAWTQLMAISRVADLEEVSVYCRTPSTREKFALRASKEYEVPVRAATDPREAVEGMDIVVTVTPSRSPVVMADWVSPGTHICAMGADAPGKQELDPLILKNARVFYDSLEQATHSGEINVPITEGILRVDDLQGSLGDVMTGKIEGRTSPADVTVFDSTGLSIQDITTAWMIYERAVAGEVGLEVDLQG
- the gatA gene encoding Asp-tRNA(Asn)/Glu-tRNA(Gln) amidotransferase subunit GatA, whose amino-acid sequence is METVDKVDMIKNHGLTASENLEKFLKRIEAKNDDINAFLEVRGEEAIKRAEEIDARIASGKETGKLAGLVIGVKSNINVEDFNVSAASKTLENYTGSYDATVIRRIKEEDGIIIGMTNMDEFAAGSSTETSFFGPTDNPAAPGRIPGGSSGGSAAAVAAGMCDLALGSDTGGSIRNPASHCGVMGFKPTYGAVSRQGLLDLAMSFDQIGPLAADVSGISLALDVISGYDPADPTTLDSSPDLEVERELKGLRVGVVREFLEVTDEAIDEVIQGKLGAMEDEGAEIVELDFGYIDLCLPTYYLINYVEFFSATRKYDGRKYGHRIEDVCGSEVLRRIHMGSYISQKELSGKYYKRALQARSLIRREITGLLSHVDIIAGPTVPKLPHTLGEELEPMEMYAYDVLTVIANLAGIPAASIPAGDVGGVPVGLQLQAKPGDDGMIVSAMREIASL